ATTCTGATTCTGGAACGTGGTGATTTTATGCCCCTCGAAGAACAGAATCGCAGTAATATCGATATCTTTCAGCGCGATCGCTATCATGCACCTGAGCAATGGTATGACCACACAGGCGAGCCATTTTCACCGCAGACTAACTATGCGATCGGTGGTAATACGAAAATCTATGGTGCGGCTCTATTACGGCGACGTGAGAAGGATTTTGAAGAAGTTACTCATCAAGCGGGAATTTCGCCAGAATGGTGTGTGAAGTATGACGAGTTTGAGCCTTATTACACCGAAGCCGAAAAGCTGTATAAGGTGCATGGCGAGTCACAAACTGACAGTACCGAACCAACTCACAGCGCTAATTATCCCTATCCTGCGGTCAGTCATGAGCCTGAGATGCAAAAAATCTATGAGGCGATCGCTAATCAAGGTTTGCATCCATCGACAATTCCCCTCGGCTTGACCCGTCAAGAAGATGACCCCACTAGCGACTCTGAAGAAAGTTGCCTCGTCCCTGCCTTGAAATCTGCCAATGTCACCTTAAAAGCCCAAGCCAAAGTAATCGCTTTACATACCAATCCATCGGGGCGATCGGTGAAGGGTGTAGAAGCAGAAGTGGGCGGACAGTCCTATCTCTTTTTAGGCGATATCGTCGTGCTTGCCTGTGGCGCGATTAATTCGGCGGCGCTACTGTTGCGATCGGCAAATGATTCCCATCCCAAAGGGCTTGCCAATAGCTCCGATCAAGTGGGTCGAAATTTGATGAAAAGCCTTTTGTCATCGGTAGTCCAACTCAGCACTAAGCCCAATAATGGCTCCTTCCAAAAATCTATTTATGTGAATGATTTCTACTGGGGTGATGCGGATTTTCCCTATCCAATGGGACATATTCAGAACTCTGGCGGACTGCTCACCGATATCATTTTTGCCGAATCTCCACCCGTATTCTCTATTGTTGCTAAGCTCATGCCCAACTTCGGACTAAAGCAGTTAGCCACCCATTCGATCGGCTGGTGGGCACAAACGGAGGATTTGCCAGACACGAATAATCGGGTGCGTTGGGAAAATCACAAAATCCATATCGATTACAATCCCAACAACACGGAAGCCCACGATCGCTTAATTTATCGCTGGACTGATGTGTTAAAAAATATCGAAAAGTCCCTAGATGGTTTCCGTACTGGTTTCCTACATCCCCGCGCCGAGTCGCCTTTGCAAGTAGTCGCCAATCAATGCGGAACCTGTCGCTTTGGTGATGATCCCATAACTACAGTTTTAGACCGTGATTGCCGCGCCCACAATCTCGATAATCTCTACGTTGTAGATGGCAGTTTCTTTCCATCTAATGCGGCGGTGAGTCCTGCTTTGACGATTATTGCTAATGCTCTAAGAGTAGGCGATCGGTTAATTGAGAGATTGAAATAAATAGTAGTGTAGGGTATTTGACGCAAAAATAAAGCCTAGCCAAATATCCTATAATCAGATTAAGTAGAATATCTTTTATTTGAATAATCTAGATTAGAAGTATTAAATCTCGAAGAAAAGGTTATGAATCAAGAATTAGAAAAATTATTGAATGAACTAGATATATCAGAGCAAGCTAATAGCGATTACTATATTTCCAGTAAAATGA
The sequence above is a segment of the Pseudanabaena sp. BC1403 genome. Coding sequences within it:
- a CDS encoding GMC oxidoreductase: MIIDDNYYDVIIVGTGAGGGTLAYKLASTGKKILILERGDFMPLEEQNRSNIDIFQRDRYHAPEQWYDHTGEPFSPQTNYAIGGNTKIYGAALLRRREKDFEEVTHQAGISPEWCVKYDEFEPYYTEAEKLYKVHGESQTDSTEPTHSANYPYPAVSHEPEMQKIYEAIANQGLHPSTIPLGLTRQEDDPTSDSEESCLVPALKSANVTLKAQAKVIALHTNPSGRSVKGVEAEVGGQSYLFLGDIVVLACGAINSAALLLRSANDSHPKGLANSSDQVGRNLMKSLLSSVVQLSTKPNNGSFQKSIYVNDFYWGDADFPYPMGHIQNSGGLLTDIIFAESPPVFSIVAKLMPNFGLKQLATHSIGWWAQTEDLPDTNNRVRWENHKIHIDYNPNNTEAHDRLIYRWTDVLKNIEKSLDGFRTGFLHPRAESPLQVVANQCGTCRFGDDPITTVLDRDCRAHNLDNLYVVDGSFFPSNAAVSPALTIIANALRVGDRLIERLK